One Phocoena sinus isolate mPhoSin1 chromosome 13, mPhoSin1.pri, whole genome shotgun sequence DNA segment encodes these proteins:
- the CNRIP1 gene encoding CB1 cannabinoid receptor-interacting protein 1 — protein sequence MGDLPGLVRLSIALRIQPNEGPVFYKVDGQRFGQNRTIKLLTGSSYKVEVKIKPTTLQVENISIGGVLVPLELKSKEPDGDRIVYTGTYETEGVAPTKSGERQPIQITMPFTDIGTFETVWQVKFYNYHKRDHCQWGSPFSVIEYECKPNETRSLMWVNKESFL from the exons ATGGGGGACCTGCCGGGCCTCGTGCGCCTCTCCATCGCGCTGCGCATCCAGCCTAACGAAGGCCCGGTCTTCTACAAGGTGGACGGCCAGCGCTTCGGCCAGAACCGCACCATCAAACTGCTCACGGGCTCCTCCTACAAGGTGGAGGTGAAGATTAAGCCCACCACGCTGCAGGTCGA GAACATTTCCATTGGTGGTGTGCTTGTCCCGCTGGAACTGAAGTCTAAAGAGCCTGATGGGGACAGAATCGTATATACAGGAACATATGAAACAGAAGGTGTGGCCCCAACCAAGAGTGGAGAACGGCAGCCCATCCAGATCACCATGCCG TTCACTGACATTGGGACCTTCGAGACGGTGTGGCAGGTCAAGTTTTACAATTACCACAAGCGAGATCACTGCCAGTGGGGAAGCCCCTTCTCCGTCATTGAGTACGAATGCAAGCCCAATGAGACCCGCAGTCTCATGTGGGTGAACAAGGAGTCCTTCCTCTGA